The following coding sequences lie in one Nocardioides sambongensis genomic window:
- a CDS encoding ABC transporter ATP-binding protein, which translates to MLLRLLRTHLRPYRRWLAIVVALQFTATVAMLFLPSLNADIIDNGVVAGDNGYVIRVGGVMLLVSLLQAACSVTAAWFGARIAMGFGRDLRAAVFHRVGSFSGREVMRFGAPSLITRSTNDVQQVQMLALMTCTMAVTIPIMMVGGIVMAMREDLGLSWLVVAVVPVLVVAVGVVVAKMVPSFRLVQERLDGVNRILREQITGIRVVRAFVREPLETERFADANDALTDVSLRAGRWMATMFPLVMLVSNVASVAVIWFGAHRIDAGEMEVGALTAFLSYLMQILMSVMMGTFMLMMVPRSAVCADRIGEVLDTDSSVLPPRDPTPAPPARGDLDLRGVGLTFPGAERPVLSGVDLSARPGQTVALIGSTGAGKTTLVNLIPRLLDVTEGAVLVDGVDVRDLDPEELWARIGLIPQRGYLFSGTVADNLRFGRPEATDEDLWQALEIAQAADFVRAMPAGLDTPVAQGGTSVSGGQRQRLAIARALVRRPRIYLFDDAFSALDLATDARLRAALAPQTRDATVLVVAQRIATIRDADQILVLEDGAVVGRGTHEELMAGNPTYREIAASQGIEEVAA; encoded by the coding sequence ATGCTGCTCCGCCTGCTGCGCACCCACCTGCGCCCCTACCGCCGCTGGCTGGCCATCGTGGTGGCGCTCCAGTTCACCGCCACCGTGGCGATGCTCTTCCTGCCCAGTCTCAACGCCGACATCATCGACAACGGCGTGGTCGCCGGCGACAACGGCTACGTGATCCGCGTCGGCGGCGTGATGCTGCTGGTGTCGCTGCTGCAGGCCGCCTGCTCGGTGACCGCCGCCTGGTTCGGTGCCCGCATCGCGATGGGCTTCGGGCGCGACCTGCGCGCCGCCGTCTTCCACCGGGTCGGCAGCTTCTCCGGGCGCGAGGTGATGCGGTTCGGTGCGCCGTCGCTGATCACCCGGTCCACCAACGACGTGCAGCAGGTCCAGATGCTCGCGCTGATGACCTGCACCATGGCGGTCACCATCCCGATCATGATGGTCGGCGGCATCGTGATGGCGATGCGCGAGGACCTCGGGCTCTCCTGGCTGGTCGTGGCCGTGGTGCCGGTCCTCGTGGTCGCGGTCGGGGTGGTGGTGGCCAAGATGGTCCCGTCGTTCCGGCTGGTCCAGGAGCGCCTGGATGGGGTCAACCGGATCCTGCGCGAGCAGATCACCGGCATCCGGGTGGTCCGGGCCTTCGTCCGGGAGCCGCTGGAGACCGAGCGGTTCGCGGACGCCAACGACGCGCTCACCGACGTCTCGCTGCGCGCCGGCCGCTGGATGGCCACGATGTTCCCGCTGGTGATGCTGGTCTCCAACGTCGCCAGCGTCGCGGTGATCTGGTTCGGTGCGCACCGCATCGATGCCGGCGAGATGGAGGTCGGCGCGCTGACCGCCTTCCTCTCCTACCTGATGCAGATCCTGATGAGCGTGATGATGGGTACGTTCATGCTGATGATGGTCCCGCGCTCGGCGGTCTGCGCGGACCGGATCGGCGAGGTGCTCGACACCGACTCCAGCGTGCTGCCGCCGCGCGACCCCACACCGGCCCCGCCGGCCCGCGGCGACCTGGACCTGCGCGGTGTCGGCCTCACCTTCCCCGGCGCCGAGCGACCGGTGCTCAGCGGCGTCGACCTCTCCGCCCGCCCCGGCCAGACCGTGGCCCTGATCGGGTCCACCGGCGCCGGCAAGACCACCCTGGTCAACCTGATCCCGCGGCTGCTCGACGTGACCGAGGGTGCGGTGCTGGTCGACGGCGTGGACGTGCGCGACCTCGACCCGGAGGAGCTGTGGGCGCGGATCGGGCTGATCCCGCAGCGCGGCTACCTCTTCTCCGGCACCGTCGCGGACAACCTGCGCTTCGGCCGGCCCGAGGCCACCGACGAGGACCTGTGGCAGGCGCTGGAGATCGCGCAGGCCGCCGACTTCGTCCGCGCCATGCCGGCCGGTCTGGACACCCCGGTCGCCCAGGGTGGCACCAGCGTCTCCGGCGGCCAGCGGCAGCGCCTGGCCATCGCCCGCGCGCTGGTACGACGCCCGCGGATCTACCTGTTCGACGACGCGTTCTCGGCGCTGGACCTCGCCACGGACGCCCGGCTCCGCGCGGCGCTGGCGCCGCAGACCCGCGACGCCACGGTGCTGGTGGTGGCGCAGCGGATCGCGACCATCCGGGACGCCGACCAGATCCTGGTGCTGGAGGACGGCGCGGTCGTGGGGCGGGGCACCCACGAGGAGCTGATGGCGGGCAATCCGACGTACCGGGAGATCGCGGCGTCGCAGGGCATCGAGGAGGTGGCGGCGTGA
- a CDS encoding MDR family MFS transporter has translation MAAAVENDVPMTHREIVRALTGLLLGMFVAMLSSTVVSNALPRIVTDLEGSQTGYTWVVVATLLTMTATTPIWGKLADLFPKKMLVQTALVIFSVGSLLAGLAPSMGTLIGARAIQGLGVGGMTALVQVVIASMVTPRERGRYSGYIGATFAAATVSGPLLGGLIVDSPIGWRGTFFLAIPIAAAAFIVLQRTLHLPTIKREVNIDYVGATLIMAGVSALLIWISLAGNNFDWVSGTSAGLVAGGLALIAIALWVEARVAADPIVPLRLFRDRTTSLATAASVMIGVAMFGATVYLSQYFQLARGMSPTEAGLMSIAMVGGLLVSSILSGRIITRTGFWKRWLIGGMVFVVLGFSLLGTIDADTPLPLVGLFMALVGIGIGATMQNLVLAVQNNTRPEDMGAASSLVAFFRSLGGSAGVSALGALLAHQVTDGFSSGIQRLVAAGQIDPAQLEALQHSNGDIPDVSQLPAPIADVYQHAFGDAIGHLFWVAVPFAVVAFACIIFIKEVPLRTSLGPTVAESEMEAGMVATGEPIDWPAYEEGPNGEREVQPDGREAATGAVAVEQRRDSADE, from the coding sequence ATGGCGGCCGCCGTCGAGAACGACGTACCGATGACCCACAGGGAGATCGTGCGCGCGCTGACCGGGCTGTTGCTCGGCATGTTCGTGGCGATGCTCTCGAGCACCGTGGTGAGCAACGCGCTCCCGCGGATCGTGACCGACCTGGAGGGCAGCCAGACCGGCTACACCTGGGTCGTCGTCGCGACGCTCCTCACGATGACCGCCACCACCCCGATCTGGGGCAAGCTGGCGGACCTCTTCCCGAAGAAGATGCTGGTGCAGACCGCGCTGGTGATCTTCTCGGTCGGCTCCCTGCTCGCCGGCCTCGCCCCCAGCATGGGCACCCTGATCGGCGCACGCGCCATCCAGGGCCTCGGCGTCGGCGGCATGACCGCGCTGGTCCAGGTCGTGATCGCCTCGATGGTCACCCCGCGCGAGCGCGGCCGCTACAGCGGCTACATCGGCGCCACCTTCGCCGCCGCCACGGTCAGCGGCCCGCTGCTCGGCGGCCTGATCGTGGACAGCCCGATCGGCTGGCGCGGCACCTTCTTCCTGGCCATTCCGATCGCCGCGGCCGCCTTCATCGTGCTGCAGCGCACCCTGCACCTGCCGACGATCAAGCGCGAGGTCAACATCGACTACGTCGGCGCCACCCTGATCATGGCGGGCGTCAGCGCCCTGCTGATCTGGATCAGCCTCGCCGGCAACAACTTCGACTGGGTCTCGGGCACCTCGGCCGGCCTGGTCGCGGGCGGACTGGCCCTGATCGCGATCGCGCTGTGGGTGGAGGCCCGGGTCGCGGCCGACCCGATCGTCCCGCTGCGCCTCTTCCGGGACCGCACCACCAGCCTGGCCACCGCCGCCTCGGTGATGATCGGCGTGGCGATGTTCGGCGCGACCGTCTACCTCAGCCAGTACTTCCAGCTGGCCCGCGGGATGAGCCCGACCGAGGCCGGCCTGATGTCGATCGCGATGGTCGGCGGCCTGCTCGTCTCCAGCATCCTCAGCGGTCGGATCATCACCCGCACCGGCTTCTGGAAGCGGTGGCTGATCGGCGGCATGGTCTTCGTCGTCCTCGGCTTCTCCCTGCTCGGCACCATCGACGCCGACACGCCGCTCCCGCTGGTCGGCCTCTTCATGGCTCTGGTCGGCATCGGCATCGGCGCGACCATGCAGAACCTGGTGCTGGCGGTGCAGAACAACACCCGCCCGGAGGACATGGGTGCGGCGAGCTCGCTGGTCGCCTTCTTCCGCTCGCTCGGCGGCTCCGCGGGTGTCTCCGCACTCGGCGCCCTGCTGGCCCACCAGGTCACCGACGGCTTCAGCAGCGGGATCCAGCGTCTCGTCGCTGCCGGCCAGATCGACCCGGCCCAGCTGGAGGCGCTGCAGCACTCCAACGGCGACATCCCCGACGTCTCCCAGCTGCCGGCCCCGATCGCCGACGTCTACCAGCACGCCTTCGGTGACGCGATCGGCCACCTGTTCTGGGTCGCCGTCCCGTTCGCGGTGGTGGCGTTCGCCTGCATCATCTTCATCAAGGAGGTGCCGCTGCGCACCAGCCTCGGCCCGACGGTGGCCGAGTCCGAGATGGAGGCCGGCATGGTCGCCACCGGCGAGCCGATCGACTGGCCCGCCTACGAGGAGGGGCCGAACGGCGAGCGGGAGGTCCAGCCCGACGGCCGCGAGGCCGCGACCGGTGCCGTGGCCGTCGAGCAGCGGCGGGACTCCGCCGATGAGTGA
- a CDS encoding MarR family winged helix-turn-helix transcriptional regulator has translation MSEQLATMRAGGRVAVVTALEAEIGVLMRRARRVIGERARQVHEDIPGIAYLMLGFVRERGSVRATEIGFAFHVDKAGVSRHVQQMLELGLLAKRPDPDDGRATLLSVTAEAERRMAAVAGERRRRLDERLDDWSDETLNEFVDLLARYNELLADD, from the coding sequence ATGAGTGAGCAGCTCGCGACGATGCGCGCGGGCGGTCGGGTCGCCGTCGTCACCGCTCTCGAGGCCGAGATCGGGGTGCTGATGCGCCGCGCGCGCCGGGTCATCGGCGAGCGGGCCCGGCAGGTGCACGAGGACATCCCCGGGATCGCCTACCTGATGCTCGGCTTCGTGCGGGAGCGGGGCTCGGTCCGGGCCACCGAGATCGGCTTCGCGTTCCACGTGGACAAGGCGGGGGTCAGCCGGCACGTCCAGCAGATGCTCGAGCTCGGGCTCCTGGCCAAGCGTCCCGACCCCGACGACGGCCGCGCCACCCTCCTCTCGGTCACCGCCGAGGCGGAGCGCCGGATGGCGGCGGTCGCCGGGGAGCGCCGCCGCCGCCTCGACGAGCGGCTCGACGACTGGTCGGATGAGACCCTCAACGAGTTCGTCGACCTGCTGGCCCGCTACAACGAGCTGCTCGCCGACGACTGA
- a CDS encoding metal-dependent transcriptional regulator, which yields MSDLIDTTEMYLRTIYELIEEGIVPLRARIAERLHQSGPTVSQTVARMERDGLLTVEGDRHLELTDDGHRLATRVMRKHRLAERLLTDVIGLDWELVHEEACRWEHVMSETVERRLIELLDHPTESPYGNPIPGLAELGQDAVGEDFMTDVEPLSKAAGEESSRALVRRISEEMQKDEVLMSAMRRVGALPDKTVTIQATADGVLVGSGGETAEIFPEAADHIFVKKL from the coding sequence GTGAGCGATCTGATCGACACCACCGAGATGTACCTCCGCACGATCTACGAGCTGATCGAGGAGGGCATCGTCCCGCTGCGTGCGCGGATCGCCGAGCGTCTGCACCAGTCCGGCCCGACGGTCTCCCAGACCGTCGCCCGGATGGAGCGCGACGGCCTGCTCACCGTCGAGGGCGACCGCCACCTCGAGCTGACCGACGACGGCCACCGCCTGGCCACCCGGGTGATGCGCAAGCACCGGCTCGCCGAGCGCCTGCTGACCGACGTGATCGGCCTGGACTGGGAGCTGGTCCACGAGGAGGCGTGCCGCTGGGAGCACGTGATGTCCGAGACCGTCGAGCGTCGCCTCATCGAGCTGCTGGACCACCCGACCGAGTCGCCCTACGGCAACCCGATCCCCGGCCTCGCCGAGCTCGGTCAGGACGCGGTCGGCGAGGACTTCATGACCGACGTGGAGCCGCTCTCGAAGGCCGCCGGCGAGGAGTCCTCGCGCGCGCTGGTCCGCCGCATCTCCGAGGAGATGCAGAAGGACGAGGTGCTGATGAGCGCGATGCGCCGGGTGGGTGCCCTCCCCGACAAGACCGTGACCATCCAGGCCACCGCCGACGGCGTCCTGGTCGGCTCCGGCGGGGAGACCGCCGAGATCTTCCCGGAGGCGGCCGACCACATCTTCGTCAAGAAGCTCTGA
- a CDS encoding SIR2 family protein: protein MVFFGENVPKPRVERCYAAVDDLAVRDGALLVAGSSLTVMSGLRFVRRAAKLGVPVVIVNRGTTRGDDLATHKVEAGTSDWLPLLAASRDGRR, encoded by the coding sequence GTGGTCTTCTTCGGCGAGAACGTGCCGAAGCCGCGGGTGGAGCGCTGCTACGCGGCCGTGGACGACCTCGCCGTGCGGGACGGCGCCCTGCTGGTGGCCGGCTCCAGCCTGACCGTGATGAGCGGCCTGCGGTTCGTGCGGCGGGCGGCGAAGCTCGGCGTGCCGGTGGTGATCGTCAACCGCGGGACCACCCGGGGCGACGACCTGGCCACGCACAAGGTCGAGGCGGGGACCAGCGACTGGCTCCCCCTGCTCGCAGCGTCCCGTGACGGTCGCCGGTGA
- a CDS encoding Sir2 family NAD-dependent protein deacetylase, producing MTFGEFTSGPVAQQRYWARSHLGWSRMRRADPNPGHRAVAALGADLVITQNVDGLHEACGTPGLVALHGRIADVVCLDCRATSPRQVLQQRMAADNPGWAQARATVEVRPDGDVDLEETSGFVVPACGGVAGS from the coding sequence ATGACCTTCGGCGAGTTCACCTCGGGCCCGGTGGCTCAGCAGCGGTACTGGGCGCGCAGCCACCTGGGCTGGTCGCGGATGCGCAGGGCCGACCCCAATCCGGGGCACCGCGCGGTGGCCGCGCTGGGCGCGGACCTGGTGATCACCCAGAACGTCGACGGCCTGCACGAGGCCTGCGGCACCCCGGGCCTGGTCGCCCTGCACGGCCGGATCGCGGACGTGGTCTGCCTGGACTGCCGGGCGACCTCACCCCGCCAGGTGCTGCAGCAGCGGATGGCGGCGGACAACCCGGGCTGGGCGCAGGCGCGCGCGACGGTGGAGGTCCGCCCCGACGGCGACGTCGATCTGGAGGAGACCTCCGGCTTCGTCGTACCGGCGTGCGGGGGTGTGGCGGGGTCCTGA
- a CDS encoding protein-L-isoaspartate O-methyltransferase family protein, which translates to MEPDVGSPEQRARAALSALPRRDFLPRRQHRFADDDRALSIGHGSTCSQPTTVLHLLTALDARPGHRVLDVGSGSGWTTALLAHLVAPAGRVLGVERVPALVEYGAARLAAARGTVGREPDEPDKPDGPDEAAIVRARPGVLGWPEQAPYDRILVSADAATVPPSLVDQLAPAGVLVGPFGGQLCRVTRTGDGEVDVERRGSTRSCR; encoded by the coding sequence GTGGAGCCGGACGTCGGCAGCCCCGAGCAGCGGGCCCGGGCGGCGCTCAGCGCCCTGCCGCGCCGCGACTTCCTCCCCCGTCGCCAGCACCGCTTCGCCGACGACGACCGGGCCCTCTCGATCGGGCACGGGTCGACCTGCAGCCAGCCGACCACGGTGCTGCACCTGCTCACCGCGCTCGACGCCCGCCCCGGACACCGGGTGCTCGACGTCGGCTCCGGATCGGGATGGACCACGGCGCTGCTCGCACATCTGGTCGCGCCGGCGGGCCGGGTGCTCGGCGTGGAGCGGGTCCCCGCGCTGGTGGAGTACGGCGCCGCACGCCTGGCCGCGGCTCGCGGCACGGTCGGTCGAGAGCCGGACGAACCGGACAAACCGGACGGACCGGACGAGGCTGCGATCGTCCGGGCCCGCCCGGGCGTGCTGGGCTGGCCCGAGCAGGCCCCGTACGACCGGATCCTGGTCTCGGCCGACGCGGCGACCGTCCCGCCGTCGTTGGTGGACCAGCTGGCGCCCGCCGGGGTGCTGGTCGGTCCGTTCGGCGGACAGTTGTGCCGGGTCACCCGCACCGGGGACGGCGAGGTGGACGTGGAGCGCCGGGGCAGTACACGTTCGTGCCGCTGA
- a CDS encoding DUF2277 domain-containing protein, which translates to MCRNIRTLHNYEPPATTSEVEAAALQFVRKVSGATKPSQANQAAFDRAVAEIAHVTQHLLDELVTTAPPKNREVEAEKARERARLRYG; encoded by the coding sequence ATGTGCCGGAACATCAGGACGCTGCACAACTACGAGCCGCCCGCCACCACCTCCGAGGTCGAGGCGGCCGCGCTGCAGTTCGTCCGCAAGGTCAGCGGTGCGACGAAGCCGTCCCAGGCCAACCAGGCGGCCTTCGACCGGGCGGTCGCCGAGATCGCGCATGTCACCCAGCACCTGCTCGACGAGCTGGTCACCACCGCGCCGCCGAAGAACCGGGAGGTCGAGGCGGAGAAGGCACGCGAGCGGGCGCGCCTGCGCTACGGCTGA
- a CDS encoding beta-propeller domain-containing protein, which yields MDTETMRDTDRGRRRLLGPLLTVLTVTALAAAFLAGARLSAAPTSGGTSTTDPTRAAFTADLEAAGSCEDLLAHYVDRGLGLVTAWGWSPYAPVELQYLRDRVGPAAAAEGDASASRSTTKAPGTDRQVSSETGTNVQEAGVDEPDTVKTDGEVLVRLRGNDLLVHRLADRDPADDGGDGAGPLGGSVPAAGSLRLTGLEAPEILLVGDTVVAVGADATAPRDDAGTRTGTRVVTVDIADPAAPEVVDEVGYDAATLSLRQHGTTIRLVLSTGLPDLGFVQPVRVGGQRRALEHNRRLVEESTLEDWLPSSTVADGEAEQLLDCADVALTPDDLGLDTVAVVGFDAATPEEVDAIGLTGSTPIAYESDDHLYLAATPGGDPWAIASRAAFTDPVVGGTTYLFDFVLDGTAATHVASGEVEGAIADRWAMDEAGDVLRVAVGPTAETGDFNAVVTFERQGADLVEVGRLDRLGVGEDLKAVRWSDDLAIVVTFRRVDPLYAVDLTDDAAPTLIGTLKIPGFSSYLHPLGSMRMVGLGEGPTGRGGWGARMGLFDVTDLTAPRQLDVHSYGAGATALATADPRAFTWVPEHRTVLTVVERWGRTRLGLLSVTRIVEGHLQQSSVRVEYGEDVAQVRTVPLGDGRVVLVTGEQVRYLDLG from the coding sequence GTGGACACCGAGACCATGCGCGACACCGACCGCGGCCGCCGGCGGCTGCTCGGCCCGCTGCTCACGGTCCTCACCGTCACCGCGCTGGCCGCCGCGTTCCTCGCCGGCGCGCGGCTCTCCGCCGCCCCCACCTCAGGCGGTACGTCGACCACGGACCCGACCCGTGCCGCGTTCACCGCCGACCTCGAGGCGGCCGGCTCCTGCGAGGACCTGCTCGCCCACTACGTCGACCGCGGGCTCGGCCTGGTCACCGCATGGGGGTGGTCGCCCTACGCCCCGGTGGAACTGCAGTACCTGCGCGACCGGGTCGGCCCGGCCGCGGCCGCGGAGGGCGACGCCTCGGCGAGCCGCAGCACCACGAAGGCGCCGGGCACCGACCGCCAGGTGAGCAGCGAGACCGGCACCAACGTCCAGGAGGCCGGCGTCGACGAGCCGGACACGGTGAAGACCGACGGCGAGGTGCTGGTCCGGCTGCGCGGCAACGACCTGCTGGTGCACCGGCTCGCCGACCGGGACCCGGCCGACGACGGGGGTGACGGCGCCGGGCCCCTCGGTGGCTCGGTGCCCGCGGCCGGGTCGCTGCGGCTGACCGGCCTGGAGGCGCCCGAGATCCTGCTGGTCGGCGACACCGTGGTCGCGGTCGGTGCCGACGCGACAGCACCGCGCGACGACGCCGGCACCCGCACCGGCACCCGCGTGGTCACCGTCGACATCGCCGACCCGGCCGCTCCCGAGGTCGTGGACGAGGTCGGCTACGACGCCGCGACGCTCTCGCTGCGTCAGCACGGTACGACGATCCGGCTGGTCCTCTCCACCGGCCTGCCCGATCTCGGCTTCGTGCAGCCGGTCCGGGTCGGCGGGCAGCGCAGGGCCCTGGAGCACAACCGGCGGCTCGTCGAGGAGTCCACCCTCGAGGACTGGTTGCCGTCGTCCACGGTCGCCGACGGTGAGGCCGAGCAGCTGCTGGACTGTGCCGACGTCGCGCTCACCCCCGACGACCTGGGCCTGGACACGGTCGCGGTGGTCGGCTTCGACGCGGCGACGCCGGAGGAGGTGGACGCGATCGGGCTGACCGGATCGACCCCGATCGCCTACGAGTCCGACGACCACCTCTACCTGGCGGCCACCCCGGGCGGGGATCCCTGGGCGATCGCGTCGCGGGCCGCGTTCACCGACCCCGTGGTGGGCGGCACGACGTACCTGTTCGACTTCGTGCTCGACGGCACCGCTGCCACCCACGTCGCCTCCGGCGAGGTGGAGGGGGCGATCGCCGACCGGTGGGCGATGGACGAGGCCGGGGACGTGCTGCGGGTGGCCGTCGGCCCCACCGCCGAGACCGGGGACTTCAACGCGGTGGTGACCTTCGAGCGGCAGGGCGCGGACCTCGTCGAGGTCGGGCGGCTGGACCGGCTCGGGGTGGGCGAGGACCTGAAGGCGGTGCGCTGGTCCGACGACCTGGCGATCGTGGTGACCTTCCGCCGGGTCGACCCGCTCTACGCCGTCGACCTCACCGACGATGCGGCGCCGACGCTGATCGGCACGCTGAAGATCCCCGGCTTCTCCTCCTACTTGCACCCGCTGGGCAGCATGCGGATGGTCGGCCTCGGGGAGGGCCCCACGGGGCGCGGCGGATGGGGCGCGCGGATGGGGCTCTTCGACGTCACCGACCTGACCGCCCCGCGCCAGCTCGACGTGCACTCCTACGGCGCCGGCGCCACCGCGCTGGCGACCGCGGACCCCCGCGCGTTCACCTGGGTGCCGGAGCACCGCACCGTGCTGACCGTGGTCGAACGGTGGGGCCGGACCCGGCTCGGCCTGCTGTCGGTGACCCGGATCGTGGAGGGTCACCTCCAGCAGAGCTCGGTGCGGGTCGAGTACGGCGAGGACGTGGCGCAGGTGCGCACCGTGCCCCTCGGGGACGGCCGGGTGGTGCTGGTGACCGGGGAGCAGGTGCGCTACCTGGACCTCGGGTGA
- a CDS encoding saccharopine dehydrogenase family protein, with translation MASPAERPHDIVLFGATGFTGGLVADYLAEHAPDGVRWALAGRNPGKLEQARARLAEAHPERPSLADLPLLVADAADEAGLAEVAAATRVVITTVGPYQQFGAPLVAACAAAGTDYVDLTGEPEFVDKMYVDHHATAVASGARLVHACGFDSIPHDLGAYFTVEQLAAACGGTITDPVRMRGVVRAGASFSGGTFHSAIGAFSRGKQMKEAYAARRRAEPRPEGRRSRAVAGKPHRDKLLGYWLLPMPTIDPMVVARSGAALDAYGPDFRYSHFAGTKTLRYAAGGALGVGAMAVASQVSPLRNQLLKRIPQGEGPSEQRREKSWFTVDFVAETVPASGRPVTVRTRVSGGDPGYTETSMMLAESALCLALDDLPETSGQVTTATAMGDALLRRLQDGGLTFEVR, from the coding sequence ATGGCATCCCCGGCCGAGCGCCCGCACGACATCGTCCTCTTCGGAGCCACCGGCTTCACCGGTGGCCTGGTCGCCGACTACCTCGCCGAGCACGCACCCGACGGGGTGCGCTGGGCGCTGGCCGGTCGCAACCCCGGCAAGCTGGAGCAGGCGCGGGCCCGGCTCGCCGAGGCCCACCCGGAGCGGCCCTCGCTGGCCGACCTGCCGCTGCTCGTCGCCGACGCCGCCGACGAGGCGGGGCTGGCCGAGGTCGCCGCCGCCACCCGCGTGGTGATCACCACCGTCGGTCCCTACCAGCAGTTCGGTGCCCCGCTGGTCGCCGCATGCGCCGCGGCCGGCACCGACTACGTCGACCTCACCGGCGAGCCGGAGTTCGTCGACAAGATGTACGTCGATCACCACGCCACCGCGGTCGCCAGCGGCGCGCGCCTGGTGCACGCCTGCGGGTTCGACTCGATCCCGCACGACCTCGGCGCCTACTTCACCGTCGAGCAGCTCGCGGCCGCCTGCGGTGGCACCATCACCGACCCGGTCCGGATGCGCGGCGTGGTGCGGGCCGGCGCCAGCTTCTCCGGCGGCACCTTCCACTCCGCGATCGGCGCCTTCTCCCGCGGGAAGCAGATGAAGGAGGCCTACGCCGCCCGCCGCCGCGCGGAGCCCCGTCCGGAGGGTCGCCGCAGCCGCGCCGTCGCCGGGAAGCCGCACCGCGACAAGCTGCTCGGCTACTGGCTGCTGCCGATGCCGACGATCGACCCGATGGTGGTGGCCCGCAGCGGCGCCGCGCTGGACGCCTACGGCCCCGACTTCCGCTACAGCCACTTCGCCGGCACCAAGACGCTGCGCTACGCCGCCGGGGGTGCGCTCGGCGTCGGTGCGATGGCGGTGGCATCGCAGGTGTCGCCGCTGCGCAACCAGCTGCTCAAGCGGATCCCCCAGGGTGAGGGCCCGAGCGAGCAGCGTCGGGAGAAGTCCTGGTTCACCGTCGACTTCGTCGCGGAGACCGTCCCGGCCTCCGGCCGGCCCGTCACCGTGCGGACGCGGGTCTCCGGCGGGGACCCCGGCTACACCGAGACCTCGATGATGCTGGCCGAGTCGGCGCTCTGTCTCGCCCTCGACGACCTGCCGGAGACCTCCGGCCAGGTCACCACCGCCACCGCGATGGGGGACGCGCTGCTGCGCCGCCTGCAGGACGGCGGGCTCACCTTCGAGGTGCGCTGA
- a CDS encoding LLM class F420-dependent oxidoreductase — MRHGIVLFTSDRGITPAALAKAAEERGFATLYVPEHTHIPVRRDAAHPTGGDDLPDDRYLRTLDPWVSLATAAAVTTRIGLSTAVALPVESDPITLAKSIATLDHLSGGRVTIGAGFGWNTDELTDHHVPANKRRTVLKEYLEAMRALWTQDEASYDGEFVSFGPSWAYPKPPQGRVPVIIGAGGGPKTMKWIAANADGWMTTPIETDIADKAALLRKEWAEAGRDGEPDVRVLVAKKPTEEDFADWTAAGASELIWGVPDADEATVLGHLDKIAGRLGLSG, encoded by the coding sequence ATGCGCCATGGCATCGTGCTGTTCACCTCCGACCGCGGGATCACGCCGGCGGCCCTCGCGAAGGCCGCCGAGGAGCGTGGCTTCGCCACGCTCTACGTCCCCGAGCACACCCACATCCCGGTGCGCCGCGACGCCGCCCACCCCACCGGCGGCGACGACCTGCCCGACGACCGCTACCTGCGCACCCTCGACCCGTGGGTCTCGCTGGCCACCGCGGCCGCGGTCACCACCCGGATCGGTCTCTCCACCGCCGTCGCGCTCCCGGTCGAGTCCGACCCGATCACGCTGGCGAAGTCGATCGCGACCCTGGACCACCTCTCCGGCGGACGGGTCACCATCGGCGCCGGCTTCGGGTGGAACACCGACGAACTGACCGACCACCACGTCCCCGCGAACAAGCGCCGCACCGTGCTCAAGGAGTACCTGGAGGCGATGCGCGCGCTGTGGACCCAGGACGAGGCGTCCTACGACGGCGAGTTCGTCTCCTTCGGCCCGTCCTGGGCCTACCCGAAGCCCCCGCAGGGCCGGGTGCCGGTGATCATCGGCGCCGGCGGCGGACCGAAGACGATGAAGTGGATCGCGGCCAACGCCGACGGCTGGATGACCACCCCCATCGAGACCGACATCGCCGACAAGGCGGCGCTGCTGCGCAAGGAGTGGGCCGAGGCCGGCCGCGACGGCGAGCCCGACGTCCGGGTCCTGGTCGCCAAGAAGCCCACCGAGGAGGACTTCGCCGACTGGACCGCCGCCGGCGCCTCCGAGCTGATCTGGGGCGTCCCGGACGCCGACGAGGCGACCGTGCTCGGCCACCTGGACAAGATCGCCGGCCGGCTCGGCCTGAGCGGCTGA